In a single window of the Penaeus chinensis breed Huanghai No. 1 chromosome 4, ASM1920278v2, whole genome shotgun sequence genome:
- the LOC125047985 gene encoding cytochrome P450 2J4-like encodes MWTTVALVVTVIFIIFYKAALRPPCFPPGPFALPIVGSILSILPSPKESFNRFQKKYGPICSYKVFDNWSIIVNDPAMMKPLLADPVFSGRKHLYLFSLRDEVISGKKMPLGILGTSGDVWKNQRRFTLRSLKDLGFGRNSIEPIMQKELEDLINTFSQTEGQKVDVGLTFNSSIINVIWAMVIGKRFSHDDVRLHELVDKVNKMMQSFNPFHPAYRFPIIKKFFPNLDVYKSQDTYMRQLLQFIEDETALYEKKLSANESSFSYVSAYLKEMKEAEIEGKETPLNMHHLKANIFELFLAGSETTASTLWWAVYLLASNPDVQKAIQKELDEVLGEDKLPTLTHMDSLPYTTAAIYEVQRVADLIPFAVPHETTEAATVSGYHIPKGTTVMFNLSHGLKDPKYWKYPDRFYPEHFLTEEGKPYKPESFMPFGSGKRVCLGESLARLELFLFFTTLVHRFSWKLADDPVIWEKSFVLSRPPKFLVEISNRNSNAVF; translated from the exons ATGTGGACTACTGTTGCACTAGTGGTGAcggtgatttttattattttctacaaAGCAGCTTTACGACCACCATGCTTTCCTCCAG GTCCATTTGCCTTGCCAATTGTGGGAAGTATTCTTTCCATCTTGCCGTCACCAAAGGAATCCTTCAACagatttcagaagaaatatggaCCTATATGTAGCTACAAGGTCTTTGATAACTG GTCCATCATCGTGAATGATCCAGCAATGATGAAGCCACTTCTTGCAGATCCAGTATTTTCTGGACGCAAACACCTCTACCTGTTTTCACTGCGAGATGAAGTTATCAGTGGGAAAAAGATGCCTTTGG GCATATTAGGAACCAGTGGAGATGTGTGGAAGAACCAGCGGCGTTTCACACTAAGGAGCCTCAAGGACCTGGGATTTGGCAGAAACAGTATTGAGCCAATTATGCAGAAGGAACTGGAGGACTTGATCAACACCTTTTCCCAAACTGAAGGTCAAAAAGTTGATGTTGGG TTGACATTCAACAGCAGTATCATCAATGTGATTTGGGCTATGGTTATCGGGAAGCGCTTTTCTCACGACGATGTCCGTCTACATGAACTTGTCGATAAAGTCAACAAGATGATGCAGTCCTTTAACCCTTTCCACCCAGCTTATAG ATTCCCAATCATTAAGAAGTTCTTCCCAAACTTGGATGTATACAAAAGTCAAGATACTTACATGAGACAACTTCTCCAGTTTATTGAG GATGAAACTGCTCTGTATGAAAAGAAATTGTCAGCTAATGAAAGCTCCTTTAGTTATGTTAGTGCATATcttaaggaaatgaaagaagcaGAAATTGAAGGGAAAGAGACACCATTAAATA TGCATCATCTAAAGGCCAACATTTTTGAGCTGTTTCTGGCTGGAAGTGAAACAACTGCGTCTACCTTATGGTGGGCGGTATATCTTTTGGCATCCAACCCAGACGTCCAAAAAGCTATACAGAAGGAATTGGATGAAGTTCTTGGGGAGGATAAATTACCTACATTAACTCATATGGACAG TTTGCCTTATACAACAGCTGCCATATATGAAGTGCAGCGCGTTGCAGACCTCATCCCATTTGCAGTTCCCCATGAGACAACTGAGGCTGCAACTGTGTCTGGTTACCACATCCCAAAAG GCACAACAGTCATGTTCAATTTGTCGCACGGCTTGAAGGATCCAAAATACTGGAAATACCCTGACCGTTTCTACCCTGAGCACTTTCTCACGGAGGAAGGGAAGCCTTACAAGCCGGAGAGTTTCATGCCCTTCGGGTCAG GAAAGCGTGTCTGCCTGGGAGAATCTCTCGCTCGCTTGGAGTTGTTCCTGTTCTTCACAACTCTCGTTCATCGTTTCTCCTGGAAGTTGGCGGACGACCCAGTGATATGGGAGAAGAGTTTTGTGCTCTCCCGTCCTCCCAAATTCTTGGTTGAAATTAGTAATAGGAACTCAAATGCAGTGTTTTAA